Proteins encoded together in one Campylobacter concisus window:
- the lon gene encoding endopeptidase La yields MQINENKGFPTEIPIIVEDELFLYPFMITPLFLSDDENLKALELAIQEETPILVVPTKPQQDGARDFDGIYDAGVIGTIMRRVPLPDGRVKVLFQGIDKGKILKQSGINPLRGIVDMLHVKRPSQVKTDALIVVLREKVRELSQFSHFFPPDLLKTIEESAEAIRVCDLVSSALRLKKQIAYSFFVEENLEQRLLKLIDYVIEEIEANKLQKEIKNKVHSKIDKTNKEYFLKEQLKQIQAELGADTSREEELEEYRKKLDAKKKFMAEDAYKEIKKQIDKLSRMHPDSADANTLQSYLDWVLEIPFENVAKKKSSITEVSKHLNADHYSLEKPKERIEEYFALRELLELRGVGEKVNNGAILCFAGPPGVGKTSLANSIAKALKRELVRIALGGLEDVNELRGHRRTYIGAMPGRIVQGLIEAKQMNPVVVLDEIDKVGRSYRGDPTAVLLEILDPEQNNKFRDYYLNFNIDLSKIIFIATANDVSMIPAALRDRMEFIELSSYTPQEKFEIAKKYLLPQELKKHGLKPSDVSISKEALELIISDYTRESGVRNLRRRMADILRKVAKNILTKKNDGKISVTAKNLKEFLEKKVYEIEPADKKDQIGLVNGLAWTSVGGDVLRIEAIRIQGKGSMQITGQLGDVMKESAHIAFSVVKVLIDNKKLKVPMAIVPKLDDDKRKLEASDVYRRYDLHLHVPEGAVPKDGPSAGITMATAIASILTDTKVRHDIAMTGEITLTGRVLPIGGLKEKLIAAHKAGIKIALIPRKNYDRDLVDIPAEVKGDMKIIAVDTIEDVLKNALVTKK; encoded by the coding sequence TTGCAAATAAACGAAAATAAAGGCTTCCCAACTGAAATTCCCATCATCGTTGAGGACGAGCTATTTTTATATCCATTTATGATAACTCCGCTTTTTTTAAGCGATGATGAAAATTTAAAGGCACTTGAACTCGCCATACAAGAAGAGACTCCGATCCTTGTGGTGCCTACAAAGCCTCAGCAAGACGGTGCTAGAGACTTTGATGGTATCTATGATGCTGGCGTTATCGGCACGATAATGCGCCGTGTGCCACTACCTGATGGACGCGTAAAAGTTTTATTTCAAGGCATAGATAAAGGTAAAATTTTAAAACAATCAGGCATAAATCCGCTCCGCGGTATAGTTGATATGCTCCATGTTAAGCGCCCATCGCAGGTCAAAACTGACGCACTCATAGTGGTTTTAAGAGAAAAAGTAAGAGAGCTTTCGCAGTTTAGCCATTTTTTCCCACCTGATCTTTTAAAGACGATCGAAGAGAGCGCTGAGGCGATCAGGGTTTGTGACCTAGTTTCAAGCGCACTTCGCTTAAAAAAACAGATCGCCTATAGCTTTTTTGTAGAGGAAAATTTAGAGCAGCGCCTACTAAAGCTCATCGACTACGTCATCGAAGAGATCGAGGCAAACAAGCTTCAAAAAGAGATCAAAAACAAGGTTCACTCAAAGATCGACAAGACAAACAAAGAGTACTTTTTAAAAGAGCAGCTAAAGCAAATTCAAGCTGAGCTTGGAGCGGATACGAGCCGTGAAGAGGAGCTTGAAGAGTACCGCAAAAAGCTTGATGCGAAGAAGAAATTTATGGCTGAGGACGCCTACAAAGAGATCAAAAAACAAATAGATAAACTTTCTCGCATGCACCCAGACTCAGCCGACGCAAACACTTTACAAAGCTATCTTGACTGGGTTTTAGAAATTCCATTTGAAAATGTAGCTAAGAAAAAATCATCCATCACCGAAGTGAGCAAGCATTTAAATGCCGATCATTACAGCCTTGAAAAGCCAAAAGAGCGCATTGAGGAGTATTTTGCTTTGCGTGAGCTTTTGGAGCTTAGAGGCGTTGGAGAAAAGGTAAATAATGGCGCTATTTTATGCTTTGCAGGCCCTCCAGGCGTGGGTAAAACAAGCCTTGCAAACTCGATCGCAAAGGCGCTAAAGCGTGAACTAGTTAGGATCGCGCTTGGCGGACTTGAGGATGTAAACGAGCTAAGAGGCCACCGCCGCACCTACATAGGCGCTATGCCAGGGCGTATCGTGCAAGGGCTCATAGAAGCCAAACAGATGAACCCAGTGGTTGTCTTAGATGAGATCGATAAGGTTGGCAGAAGCTACAGAGGCGACCCGACCGCAGTTTTACTTGAAATTTTGGACCCAGAGCAAAATAACAAATTTAGAGACTACTACCTAAATTTCAACATCGATCTTAGCAAGATCATTTTTATCGCCACAGCAAATGACGTGAGCATGATACCAGCTGCACTTCGAGATAGGATGGAGTTTATCGAACTTAGCTCATATACCCCGCAAGAGAAATTTGAGATCGCTAAGAAATATCTCTTGCCTCAGGAACTTAAAAAACACGGACTAAAACCAAGCGATGTTAGCATCAGCAAAGAGGCACTTGAGCTAATAATTAGCGACTATACAAGAGAGAGTGGCGTGCGAAATTTACGCCGCAGGATGGCTGATATATTAAGAAAGGTTGCTAAAAATATCCTCACCAAAAAGAATGATGGCAAGATCAGTGTCACGGCTAAAAATTTAAAAGAGTTTTTAGAGAAAAAGGTCTATGAGATCGAGCCGGCGGATAAAAAAGATCAGATAGGTCTAGTAAATGGCCTAGCGTGGACGAGTGTCGGTGGCGACGTGCTAAGGATCGAGGCTATAAGGATCCAAGGCAAAGGCAGCATGCAAATCACCGGTCAGCTAGGCGACGTGATGAAAGAGAGCGCTCATATCGCATTTAGCGTGGTAAAAGTGCTGATCGATAACAAAAAACTAAAAGTACCAATGGCTATCGTGCCAAAACTAGATGACGACAAGCGTAAGCTCGAAGCTAGCGATGTTTATAGACGCTATGATCTTCACTTGCACGTACCAGAGGGTGCTGTACCAAAAGACGGCCCAAGTGCTGGCATCACGATGGCAACCGCGATCGCATCTATACTAACCGACACAAAGGTAAGACACGACATAGCAATGACTGGTGAGATCACGCTAACTGGTAGAGTGCTGCCGATCGGTGGTCTAAAAGAGAAGCTCATCGCTGCTCACAAAGCTGGCATCAAAATAGCTCTAATACCTCGTAAAAACTACGACCGCGATCTTGTCGATATACCAGCCGAAGTAAAAGGCGACATGAAGATCATTGCCGTAGATACGATAGAAGATGTCTTAAAAAACGCTCTTGTAACTAAAAAATAA
- a CDS encoding bifunctional aconitate hydratase 2/2-methylisocitrate dehydratase: MSFFTDYEKHVSEREKEGVPPLALNAKQTSEVCELIKIASKSSCDEKAQSELKFLINLLETRINPGVDDAAKIKAEFLGEVIDGLAVNGLDAMRAIKILGKMLGGYNVEILVRALKNSDENIAQAAVNELKNIILVHEYFDEIVKLSSNNKFAKDVLVSWANAEWFTHKKPIETCINAVVFKVPGETNTDDLSPASEAYTRADIPLHAKAMLVKKMPEGLEILKELKTRGKKVAYVGDVVGTGSSRKSGINSIQWHLGDEIEGVPNKKTGGIVIGTTIAPIFFNTAEDSGALPIVANVNELEMGDEIEIYPFKGEIYKLAGTEKKLVANFKLSPNTLSDEIRAGGRIPLMIGRQVTKKAREALGLGEEQIFIKPDQPKEQSGGYTLAQKMVGKACGKAGVRAGAYVEPEILTVGSQDTTGPMTRDEIKELASLSFGADFVLQSFCHTAAYPKPSDLEMQKSLPKFINLRGGVSLKPGDGVIHSWLNRMVLPDTVGTGGDSHTRFPIGISFPAGSGLVAFAAVLGMMPLNMPESVLIKFKGELKEGVTLRDLVNAIPYFAIKKGLLSVEKKNKKNVFAGKILEIEGLESLKVEQAFELSDASAERSAAACVVNLSVDSVVEYVRSNVALIDAMIKAGYDSRETLLRRKEKMQKWLENPTLLRADKDAKYAEILEIDLAQIDEPILACPNDPDDVATLSEILADNKRAHKIDEVFVGSCMTNIGHYRALARILEHESKLTTRLWIAPPTKMDKSTLENEGVYEIFKRLNARTEVPGCSLCMGNQARVNDNAVVFSTSTRNFDNRMGMGAKVYLGSAELAAVCALLGRLPSVDEYKKIVKDSLSLNKDEIYKYLNFNEISEFSI; this comes from the coding sequence ATGAGCTTTTTTACCGACTACGAAAAACACGTGAGCGAGCGAGAAAAAGAGGGCGTGCCACCGCTTGCGCTAAATGCCAAGCAAACAAGTGAAGTTTGCGAGCTAATAAAGATTGCCAGCAAGTCTAGTTGCGACGAAAAGGCACAAAGCGAGCTAAAATTTCTTATAAATTTGCTTGAAACTCGTATCAATCCTGGCGTTGATGACGCAGCGAAGATAAAGGCAGAATTTCTTGGTGAAGTGATAGATGGGCTTGCTGTTAATGGCCTTGACGCTATGCGTGCTATTAAAATTTTAGGCAAGATGCTTGGCGGATATAACGTGGAAATTTTGGTGCGAGCTCTAAAAAATAGCGATGAAAATATTGCACAAGCTGCGGTAAATGAGCTAAAAAATATCATCCTGGTGCATGAGTATTTTGACGAGATAGTAAAGCTAAGTAGCAACAATAAATTTGCAAAAGATGTACTTGTTTCTTGGGCGAACGCAGAGTGGTTTACGCATAAAAAGCCAATCGAAACCTGTATAAACGCAGTCGTTTTTAAAGTACCTGGTGAGACAAATACTGACGACCTAAGTCCAGCGAGTGAGGCCTATACAAGGGCCGACATACCACTTCACGCAAAAGCAATGCTTGTTAAAAAGATGCCTGAGGGTCTAGAAATTTTAAAAGAGCTCAAAACTCGTGGTAAAAAAGTGGCGTATGTTGGCGATGTGGTTGGCACTGGCAGCAGCAGAAAGAGCGGTATAAACTCTATCCAGTGGCATCTTGGCGATGAGATCGAGGGCGTGCCAAACAAAAAAACGGGCGGTATCGTGATCGGTACGACCATAGCTCCTATATTTTTTAATACCGCTGAAGATAGCGGTGCACTGCCGATAGTTGCAAACGTAAATGAGCTTGAGATGGGCGATGAGATAGAAATTTATCCATTTAAAGGCGAAATTTACAAGCTTGCAGGTACTGAGAAAAAACTCGTGGCAAATTTTAAACTTAGTCCAAATACTCTAAGTGACGAGATAAGAGCAGGTGGCAGGATACCACTTATGATAGGACGGCAAGTGACCAAAAAGGCTAGAGAGGCTCTAGGGCTTGGCGAGGAGCAAATTTTTATAAAGCCAGATCAGCCAAAAGAGCAGAGCGGTGGCTATACGCTGGCTCAAAAGATGGTTGGCAAGGCTTGCGGCAAGGCTGGCGTTAGAGCTGGGGCTTATGTGGAGCCAGAAATTTTAACTGTTGGCTCGCAAGATACGACTGGGCCGATGACTAGAGATGAGATAAAAGAGCTTGCTAGCCTTAGTTTCGGCGCGGATTTTGTTCTGCAAAGCTTTTGCCACACAGCTGCTTATCCAAAGCCAAGCGACCTTGAGATGCAAAAGAGCTTGCCAAAATTTATAAATTTACGTGGCGGTGTGAGTCTAAAGCCAGGCGATGGCGTCATCCACTCGTGGCTAAACCGCATGGTACTACCTGATACGGTGGGCACTGGCGGCGATAGTCACACGAGATTTCCTATCGGTATCAGCTTTCCAGCGGGAAGTGGTCTAGTGGCGTTTGCAGCGGTGCTTGGCATGATGCCACTAAATATGCCAGAGTCGGTTTTGATCAAATTTAAAGGCGAGCTAAAAGAGGGCGTGACGCTTCGTGATCTTGTCAATGCGATACCTTATTTTGCTATCAAAAAAGGGCTTTTAAGCGTTGAGAAGAAAAACAAAAAGAATGTTTTTGCGGGTAAAATTTTAGAGATAGAAGGGCTTGAGAGTCTAAAAGTAGAGCAGGCGTTTGAGCTAAGTGATGCTTCGGCTGAACGCTCGGCGGCGGCTTGCGTGGTAAATTTAAGCGTTGATAGCGTTGTGGAGTATGTTCGCTCAAACGTCGCGCTAATTGATGCGATGATAAAAGCTGGTTACGATAGCCGTGAGACTTTGCTTAGACGAAAAGAGAAGATGCAAAAATGGCTTGAAAATCCAACTCTTTTAAGAGCCGATAAAGATGCAAAATACGCTGAAATTTTGGAGATCGATCTAGCTCAGATAGATGAGCCGATTTTGGCGTGTCCAAATGACCCAGACGATGTGGCAACATTAAGTGAAATTTTAGCTGATAACAAAAGAGCGCATAAAATCGATGAAGTTTTTGTGGGAAGCTGTATGACAAATATCGGCCATTACAGGGCGCTTGCTAGAATTTTAGAACATGAGAGTAAGCTTACAACTAGGCTTTGGATAGCACCGCCGACAAAGATGGATAAAAGCACACTTGAAAATGAAGGCGTTTATGAAATTTTTAAAAGATTAAATGCAAGGACAGAGGTGCCAGGCTGTTCGCTTTGCATGGGCAATCAAGCAAGAGTTAATGACAATGCCGTTGTCTTTTCTACCTCGACTAGAAATTTTGATAACAGAATGGGTATGGGCGCGAAGGTCTATCTAGGAAGTGCCGAGCTGGCTGCTGTTTGTGCGCTACTTGGGCGTTTACCAAGTGTAGATGAATATAAAAAGATAGTAAAAGATAGCCTTAGCTTAAATAAAGATGAAATTTATAAATATCTAAATTTTA
- a CDS encoding type II secretion system protein, translated as MVKRGGFSLIELILSVLVVAIVSASLPLAVRTTSNLSEQSLMQEGLMNAKTYMSLILKAPFSDQVLIAGKNTMPSSITTQEAIIFPLIICDQGANPDFYEKSGVKGEGHRILAYPVQNSSACATRPSDSKLPESIKSVNFKVKSIKNFNTQKSISPTASTTKRDFIIDTETTPTITNRADKFVVSTPLNDNDVLQIKLDTTMKTTKESKSVLYGYAFNIGESSTLSVKEWK; from the coding sequence GTGGTAAAAAGAGGTGGCTTTTCATTGATAGAGCTTATCTTGTCAGTGCTTGTAGTAGCCATAGTAAGTGCAAGCCTGCCACTAGCAGTAAGAACTACTTCAAATTTAAGCGAGCAGTCCTTAATGCAAGAAGGACTAATGAACGCTAAAACTTATATGTCATTAATATTAAAAGCACCATTTAGTGATCAAGTCTTAATAGCCGGTAAAAACACCATGCCATCATCTATAACCACTCAAGAGGCTATAATTTTTCCTCTTATTATCTGCGATCAAGGGGCAAATCCGGATTTTTATGAAAAAAGCGGTGTAAAAGGAGAAGGACATAGGATACTTGCGTATCCGGTACAAAATTCATCTGCATGTGCTACAAGGCCTAGTGATTCAAAGCTTCCAGAATCAATCAAAAGCGTAAATTTTAAAGTAAAATCTATCAAAAATTTCAATACTCAAAAATCCATCTCACCAACTGCCAGTACCACTAAACGCGACTTTATCATAGATACAGAAACGACTCCAACTATAACAAATAGAGCTGATAAATTTGTAGTTAGCACTCCTTTAAACGATAACGACGTTTTACAGATAAAGCTAGATACGACTATGAAAACTACAAAAGAGAGCAAAAGCGTACTTTATGGATATGCCTTTAACATAGGTGAAAGTAGCACTCTAAGTGTAAAAGAATGGAAATGA
- a CDS encoding outer membrane protein assembly factor BamD: MKRFSKFLAVVALLGLFSGCAEKYTELYNLTPDEWYAQVIADIKDGDLEAADKHYVSMASEHVASPLLEQILLILAQAHANDEEYLMANHYLDEYIKRYGDNGPKTEFAQYLKIKANFDSFTQPNRNQKLMEDSVTEIEKFLYMYPNTEYKPLIETMLIKFKLALYFLDMQIADLYNRTGRDVSAKIYEQKLEESPFKNSDLIKPDVAWYRKLFE, translated from the coding sequence ATGAAAAGATTTTCTAAATTTCTAGCAGTTGTAGCTCTTTTGGGGCTTTTTAGTGGTTGTGCTGAAAAATATACCGAGCTTTACAATCTAACTCCTGATGAGTGGTATGCACAGGTTATCGCTGATATAAAAGATGGTGATCTTGAAGCGGCCGATAAACACTATGTTTCAATGGCAAGCGAACACGTAGCAAGTCCCCTTTTGGAGCAAATTTTACTTATTCTTGCCCAAGCTCACGCAAATGATGAAGAGTATCTAATGGCAAATCACTATCTTGATGAGTATATCAAAAGATACGGCGACAACGGCCCAAAAACAGAGTTTGCTCAGTATCTAAAGATAAAAGCAAATTTTGACTCATTTACTCAGCCAAACCGCAACCAAAAGCTTATGGAAGATAGCGTAACAGAGATTGAGAAATTTCTTTATATGTATCCAAATACTGAATATAAGCCACTTATTGAGACTATGCTTATCAAATTTAAACTCGCGCTTTACTTCCTAGATATGCAAATAGCTGATCTTTACAATAGGACTGGTCGTGATGTTTCGGCTAAAATTTACGAGCAAAAGCTTGAAGAGTCGCCGTTTAAAAACTCAGATCTTATTAAACCTGACGTGGCATGGTATAGAAAACTGTTTGAATAG
- the fliW gene encoding flagellar assembly protein FliW gives MIFSVKSPILGFEHIKTMELIELDKFFVKLASKDDETSFTMINPFALRSYEFDIPSYYEDLMEIKESSQLRIYNIIVVALPLEKSTVNFIAPIVCNMDNMTLSQVVLDIAKYPQYGQAEMIENFIQK, from the coding sequence ATGATTTTTAGTGTTAAAAGCCCTATTTTAGGCTTTGAGCATATCAAGACGATGGAGTTAATTGAACTTGATAAATTTTTTGTTAAGCTAGCAAGCAAAGATGATGAGACATCTTTTACAATGATAAATCCTTTTGCATTAAGAAGCTACGAATTCGATATTCCAAGCTATTATGAAGATCTTATGGAGATTAAAGAAAGCTCTCAACTTAGAATTTATAACATTATCGTTGTTGCACTCCCGCTTGAAAAATCAACTGTAAATTTTATAGCTCCTATCGTTTGCAATATGGATAATATGACCTTATCCCAAGTCGTTTTAGACATTGCCAAATATCCTCAGTACGGGCAAGCTGAAATGATAGAAAATTTTATACAAAAATAG
- a CDS encoding methylated-DNA--[protein]-cysteine S-methyltransferase: MSKAYLKSPIGILEIIASENGICEINFVDKFEKISVKDKNLKLCLNELEAYFNGKLKKFSVRLDIKTTNFRAKIYEALQKVPYGETTTYAALALAVGHKNAYRAAGSANAKNPVPIIIPCHRVLASSGLGGYSGGDGLPTKIWLLEHEAKHK, translated from the coding sequence GTGTCAAAAGCTTACCTAAAATCTCCCATTGGAATTTTGGAGATCATCGCTAGCGAAAATGGAATTTGTGAGATAAATTTTGTAGATAAATTTGAAAAAATTTCAGTAAAAGATAAAAATTTAAAGCTTTGCTTGAATGAGCTAGAGGCTTATTTTAATGGCAAGCTTAAAAAATTTAGCGTAAGGCTTGATATAAAAACAACTAATTTTAGAGCAAAAATTTACGAGGCTTTACAAAAAGTACCATACGGGGAAACGACCACATACGCAGCCCTTGCACTTGCCGTAGGTCACAAAAATGCCTACCGAGCAGCAGGATCAGCCAATGCCAAAAATCCAGTGCCTATCATTATACCTTGCCACAGAGTGCTAGCTAGTAGCGGACTTGGCGGCTACTCTGGTGGAGATGGTCTACCAACTAAAATTTGGCTTTTAGAGCATGAAGCAAAGCATAAATAG